A window of the Terriglobales bacterium genome harbors these coding sequences:
- a CDS encoding methyltransferase domain-containing protein, producing the protein MNPDQILQQEFNRWAEQGRGEEMEKHHLDITEKTLRLMELRPGERVLDLGCGVGWATRILARLVCEGPQGHGQVVGLDISDEMIRRARAASREFENIMFLWGSAEQIPWEENFFDKVLSVESFYYYPDQERALAEVFRVMAPRARLYILINLYKDNPYTLRWVEELKVPVHARSEAEYVELLKRNAFEDVQAVRIPDDTPTPDEYSGKWFKNAEELREFKRIGALLLVAQKPNVRNPAPAYQIY; encoded by the coding sequence ATGAATCCCGACCAGATCCTGCAGCAGGAATTCAATCGCTGGGCCGAGCAGGGCCGCGGGGAGGAGATGGAGAAACACCATCTCGACATCACTGAAAAGACCCTGCGGCTCATGGAGCTGCGTCCCGGCGAGCGCGTCCTCGACCTGGGTTGCGGCGTGGGCTGGGCTACCCGCATCCTGGCGCGGCTGGTGTGTGAGGGGCCGCAGGGACACGGCCAGGTTGTCGGACTCGACATCTCCGACGAGATGATCCGCCGCGCCCGCGCCGCCTCGCGCGAGTTCGAGAACATCATGTTCCTGTGGGGCTCGGCCGAGCAGATTCCCTGGGAGGAAAACTTTTTCGACAAGGTGCTCTCGGTCGAGTCCTTCTATTACTACCCCGACCAGGAGCGTGCGCTGGCGGAAGTGTTCCGCGTGATGGCGCCGCGCGCGCGACTCTACATCCTCATCAACCTGTACAAGGACAACCCCTACACGCTGCGCTGGGTGGAGGAGCTCAAGGTTCCGGTGCACGCGCGCTCGGAAGCGGAGTACGTCGAGTTGCTGAAGCGCAACGCTTTCGAGGATGTGCAGGCGGTTCGCATTCCCGACGACACGCCCACGCCCGACGAATACAGCGGCAAGTGGTTCAAGAACGCCGAGGAATTGCGCGAGTTCAAGCGCATCGGGGCGCTGCTATTGGTGGCGCAGAAGCCGAACGTGCGGAACCCGGCGCCGGCGTATCAGATCTACTGA